One genomic region from Quercus robur chromosome 4, dhQueRobu3.1, whole genome shotgun sequence encodes:
- the LOC126721754 gene encoding alpha-mannosidase At3g26720-like — protein sequence MTMLIHSERNKSGPNTDSLAEAIAIANHHDGVTGTEKQHVAYDYALRLAIGYKEAENVVAESLAGIANLTSKTGWSPQTKFHQCPLLNISYCPPSEVDP from the exons ATGACAATGTTAATTCATTCG GAGAGGAATAAATCTGGGCCCAACACAGACTCTTTGGCTGAAGCTATAGCAATTGCTAACCATCATGATGGAGTTACTGGTACAGAGAAGCAGCATGTGGCATATGATTATGCACTACGACTTGCAATAGGTTACAAGGAG GCAGAGAATGTGGTTGCAGAATCACTTGCTGGCATTGCAAACTTGACATCAAAAACTGGTTGGAGTCCGCAGACTAAGTTTCATCAG TGTCCACTGCTGAATATAAGTTATTGTCCTCCATCAGAAGTTGATCCgtaa